From the genome of Patescibacteria group bacterium, one region includes:
- the lepA gene encoding translation elongation factor 4 produces MQNKIRNFCIIAHIDHGKSTLADRMLELTGTVEKRNMQAQLLDGMDIERERGITIKLQPVKMSYKGYDLNLIDTPGHVDFSYEVSRSLAAVEGAILLVDSTQGIQAQTLANLYLAMDLNLKIIPVINKIDLPAADIEKTKNEIINLLGCDESEIISASGKTGVGVEKILDRAIEIIENPTGDDSKPPRALIFDSNYDEYRGVVAFVRMVDGAIKKGDKIKLLATGAESDAIDVGFFKPKYVSSGELKTGDIGYIVTGFKGVDECRVGDTISLLKSVQKKEVEALKGYTDVKPMVFAGVYPQEGNDYAALREAIGKLKLNDSALSYEPEQSNALGFGFRCGFLGILHLEIFQERLRREHNIELIVTLPSVAYRIHKLNGEDEIIRTPQKLPERSLIEYIEEPWVNLDIIVPKEYIGAIMSLTQEKRGIYKTTEYIDDSRAIIHYQIPMAAILTDYYDKIKSVSSGYASINYEYYGFSKAEVVRMDILVAEEKVEALATIVYEDEAFLRGKEVVKILKDSLPRQMFAVKLQAAVGAKIVAAERMSAFKKDVTAGLYGGDVSRKRKLLEKQKKGKKKMAQMGKGKVDIPPDTFVKLLKK; encoded by the coding sequence ATGCAGAATAAAATAAGAAATTTTTGTATTATTGCCCATATTGACCATGGAAAATCTACTCTAGCTGACAGGATGCTTGAGTTAACTGGCACGGTTGAAAAAAGGAATATGCAAGCCCAACTTCTCGATGGGATGGATATTGAGAGAGAAAGAGGGATTACCATAAAGCTACAACCAGTTAAAATGTCATACAAGGGTTATGATTTAAACCTCATAGATACTCCTGGTCATGTAGATTTTTCATATGAAGTGTCACGTTCTTTGGCTGCCGTAGAGGGAGCTATTCTTTTAGTTGATTCAACACAGGGGATTCAAGCGCAAACCCTAGCTAACTTGTATTTAGCCATGGATTTGAATCTGAAAATTATTCCCGTTATAAACAAAATCGACCTACCTGCAGCTGATATTGAAAAAACTAAAAATGAAATTATAAATCTCTTGGGGTGTGATGAATCTGAAATAATTTCTGCTTCAGGAAAAACAGGTGTTGGTGTTGAGAAAATACTAGATAGAGCGATAGAGATAATAGAAAACCCAACAGGAGATGACAGTAAACCACCAAGGGCTCTTATTTTTGATTCAAATTACGACGAATATAGAGGTGTTGTGGCATTTGTTAGAATGGTCGATGGTGCTATAAAAAAAGGAGATAAGATAAAACTATTAGCCACAGGAGCCGAAAGTGATGCTATTGATGTTGGATTTTTCAAACCAAAATATGTCTCTTCTGGTGAACTAAAAACAGGGGATATTGGTTATATTGTGACCGGGTTTAAGGGTGTTGATGAATGTCGGGTTGGAGATACTATTTCCCTATTAAAGAGTGTTCAAAAAAAAGAAGTTGAGGCCCTAAAGGGTTATACTGATGTAAAGCCAATGGTTTTTGCTGGCGTTTATCCCCAAGAAGGCAATGATTATGCTGCTTTGCGTGAAGCTATTGGCAAATTGAAATTGAATGACTCAGCGCTTTCTTATGAACCGGAACAGTCCAATGCACTTGGCTTTGGTTTTCGTTGCGGATTTTTAGGAATATTACATTTAGAAATATTCCAAGAAAGATTAAGACGGGAGCACAATATAGAATTGATTGTAACGTTGCCCAGTGTGGCTTACAGAATACACAAGCTAAATGGAGAGGATGAAATTATTCGAACACCTCAAAAGTTACCAGAAAGGTCCCTTATTGAATATATAGAAGAACCCTGGGTAAACCTTGATATTATTGTTCCAAAAGAATATATAGGAGCAATAATGAGTTTAACACAAGAGAAAAGGGGAATTTATAAAACAACAGAATATATAGACGATTCTAGAGCTATTATTCATTACCAAATACCGATGGCCGCAATTCTGACAGATTATTATGATAAAATAAAAAGTGTCAGCTCTGGTTATGCTTCGATTAATTATGAATATTATGGTTTCAGTAAAGCTGAAGTAGTAAGAATGGATATATTGGTAGCTGAGGAGAAAGTTGAAGCGCTAGCAACTATTGTTTATGAGGACGAAGCATTTTTACGAGGAAAGGAAGTCGTTAAAATATTAAAGGACAGTTTACCGAGGCAGATGTTTGCTGTTAAGTTGCAAGCTGCAGTAGGAGCTAAGATAGTCGCCGCTGAACGAATGAGCGCTTTCAAAAAGGACGTTACAGCTGGTCTCTATGGTGGAGACGTTAGTAGAAAAAGAAAATTATTGGAGAAACAAAAAAAAGGTAAGAAGAAGATGGCCCAAATGGGTAAAGGAAAAGTTGATATCCCACCTGATACCTTTGTAAAATTATTAAAAAAATAA
- the murJ gene encoding murein biosynthesis integral membrane protein MurJ, whose product MIKRLLCKIDSISIAALMVALSSLLSRFLGIFRDRILGAEFGLGETLDIYFAAFRIPDLIFNLIVLGALSAGFIPIFSQLIKKTSAKINHNKEAWEVANIIITILGISLIVMSAFGIVFAPFLMKLITPGFSSEQQILAANITRIMFLSPVFLGISSILGGVLQSYKRFFIYSLAPIVYNIGIIIGALFFAPIWGIYGLAYGVVLGAFLHMIIQVPTVFGLGYRPKLNLNYKNSNVLKIATMMVPRTLSLAVGQFNLLVITIIASTLSVGSLSVFNYANNLQIFPVSIFGISFAIAAFPTLSALAFDKKKLVHNFSSTFRKILFFIVPSTVLLLTLKAQIVRVVFGSGQFDWQDTLLTINTLEFFIVSLFAQATIPLLMRMFYVRHNSSTPFFVGLFSATVNVFLSFYFANRMGVAGLALAFSISNIINFVLLWIILRLEIGSMDEFKILVSTIKFSIAAMATGFTVQIVKGFVVDYGLVDMNKFLGVFGQGFLAGVSGILVYIIFSYLLRSEELFDFWASIRRRIHGKKIETGDRGEARGI is encoded by the coding sequence ATGATAAAAAGATTGTTGTGTAAAATTGATAGTATTTCAATAGCGGCACTAATGGTGGCGCTATCTTCTTTGCTAAGTCGATTCTTGGGTATTTTTCGTGATCGTATCCTAGGTGCAGAGTTTGGCTTAGGTGAGACACTGGATATTTACTTTGCAGCCTTTCGTATTCCAGACCTTATTTTTAATCTAATTGTTTTAGGCGCTCTTTCGGCAGGATTTATTCCAATCTTTTCTCAGTTAATAAAAAAGACAAGTGCAAAAATTAATCACAACAAAGAAGCCTGGGAAGTAGCTAATATTATTATTACTATTCTTGGTATCTCTTTGATTGTAATGTCAGCATTTGGTATTGTCTTTGCTCCTTTTTTGATGAAACTGATAACGCCCGGGTTCAGTTCCGAACAGCAAATATTGGCTGCTAATATCACAAGGATTATGTTTTTATCTCCAGTTTTTTTAGGAATATCAAGTATTTTGGGTGGGGTTTTGCAGTCGTATAAAAGATTTTTTATATATTCTCTAGCACCTATTGTTTACAATATTGGAATAATTATCGGTGCTCTTTTTTTCGCTCCAATCTGGGGAATATACGGCCTTGCCTACGGTGTAGTTTTGGGAGCCTTTCTCCACATGATAATTCAGGTGCCTACTGTTTTTGGTCTTGGATACAGACCAAAACTAAATCTAAATTATAAAAATAGCAATGTTCTAAAGATTGCAACCATGATGGTTCCAAGAACACTGAGTTTAGCAGTTGGGCAATTTAATCTTTTAGTAATAACCATCATAGCCTCTACTTTGAGTGTTGGTTCTCTTTCTGTCTTTAACTATGCCAATAATTTACAAATTTTCCCAGTTAGTATTTTTGGAATATCTTTTGCTATTGCTGCCTTCCCAACCTTGTCGGCCCTTGCTTTTGATAAGAAAAAACTAGTTCATAATTTTTCATCTACTTTTAGAAAAATATTATTTTTTATTGTTCCATCAACCGTTCTCTTGCTTACCCTAAAAGCACAAATTGTTAGAGTTGTTTTTGGTTCTGGTCAATTCGATTGGCAGGACACTTTGCTTACAATAAATACTTTAGAGTTTTTTATTGTCTCCCTTTTTGCTCAAGCAACAATACCACTTTTAATGAGAATGTTTTATGTTCGTCATAATTCGAGTACACCATTTTTTGTTGGATTGTTTTCTGCTACGGTTAATGTGTTCCTATCGTTTTATTTTGCAAACAGGATGGGGGTCGCGGGGCTTGCGCTAGCTTTTTCAATCTCAAATATCATTAATTTTGTCTTGTTATGGATAATACTTCGTCTAGAAATTGGCTCTATGGATGAGTTCAAGATATTAGTTTCAACTATAAAATTCTCAATAGCCGCCATGGCAACTGGATTTACAGTTCAGATTGTTAAAGGGTTCGTAGTCGACTACGGCCTTGTTGATATGAATAAATTCTTGGGAGTTTTTGGTCAAGGATTTCTCGCCGGAGTTTCAGGTATATTGGTATATATTATTTTTTCATATTTATTACGAAGTGAAGAACTATTTGACTTCTGGGCTTCAATACGAAGAAGAATCCATGGTAAAAAAATCGAAACTGGAGACAGAGGTGAGGCGAGGGGAATTTAG
- a CDS encoding acetate/propionate family kinase yields MSQNILVINSGSTSLKYKLFDVSGNEIKREKFLVENNHEKIIKKILREVGDVSDISAVGHRIVHGGEDFVEPVIINENILERLEKINNLAPLHNPYNLLGIKIISEFLPNTPQVAVFDTAFFSNIPEKARVYAIPDDLAERYSIKRYGFHGISHNYIAHEAAQELGKPLSKLNLITCHLGGGWSITAIKNGKPIDTSMGFTPLEGLVMMTRAGDIGSGVVFEILREGIGTQNDIEKLYDILNNNSGIKGLSGGIDDYQVLLREMNLGNKKARLAFNVATYRLSKYIGAYFVALGGKLDAIVFSGGIGAGDSVTRNEIINNTKFLGKHKNISFETNEEALIARETRKLVD; encoded by the coding sequence ATGTCACAAAATATTTTAGTTATTAATAGTGGCTCAACCTCTTTGAAATATAAGTTGTTTGATGTTTCTGGAAATGAAATAAAAAGAGAGAAGTTTTTAGTAGAGAATAATCACGAGAAGATAATTAAAAAAATTCTAAGAGAAGTTGGTGATGTTTCAGACATTAGCGCTGTTGGACATCGGATTGTTCATGGTGGAGAAGATTTTGTTGAACCTGTAATTATTAATGAAAATATTCTTGAACGTTTAGAAAAAATTAACAATCTAGCACCACTTCATAATCCATATAATTTGTTAGGAATTAAAATAATATCTGAATTTTTGCCAAACACTCCACAGGTTGCTGTATTCGATACAGCTTTTTTTTCTAATATTCCAGAAAAAGCTAGAGTTTATGCCATCCCTGACGATTTGGCCGAAAGGTATAGTATAAAAAGATATGGTTTTCATGGTATTTCTCATAACTACATAGCTCACGAAGCAGCTCAAGAATTAGGGAAACCACTTAGTAAACTAAATTTAATAACTTGTCATCTAGGGGGTGGTTGGTCAATTACGGCCATAAAAAATGGGAAACCGATAGATACTTCTATGGGCTTTACACCACTGGAAGGATTGGTTATGATGACGAGAGCTGGAGATATTGGTTCAGGGGTAGTTTTTGAAATATTAAGAGAAGGGATCGGTACTCAAAATGATATTGAAAAACTGTATGATATCCTAAACAATAATTCAGGTATAAAAGGCTTATCAGGCGGTATTGATGATTATCAGGTCTTGCTTCGTGAAATGAACCTCGGTAATAAAAAGGCCAGACTCGCTTTTAATGTTGCTACCTACAGACTATCTAAATATATTGGAGCCTATTTTGTTGCTCTCGGCGGAAAACTTGATGCAATAGTATTTTCTGGAGGAATTGGCGCGGGAGATTCTGTGACTCGCAATGAAATTATAAATAATACAAAATTTCTAGGAAAGCATAAAAACATTAGCTTTGAAACAAATGAAGAGGCATTAATAGCCAGGGAAACAAGAAAATTAGTAGATTAA
- the pduL gene encoding phosphate propanoyltransferase gives MKTFKIKVEVSARHCHLSENDFKKLFGANASLTPLKNLSQPGEFACKEKIGIKTKKGEFSSVRIIGPLRSYTQVEISGTDAIKLGLTPPARMSGDLVKSSPITLVGPIASVNKKEAAILANRHIHASIKQAKKLGLRNGQIVKVKINGERALIFDKVKVKTNENYELSMHIDTDEANACGFKGQKGEVIV, from the coding sequence ATGAAAACATTTAAAATAAAAGTTGAGGTATCAGCTAGACATTGCCACCTAAGTGAAAATGATTTTAAAAAATTATTTGGTGCAAATGCGAGCCTAACTCCTTTGAAAAATTTATCACAACCTGGCGAGTTTGCCTGTAAGGAAAAAATTGGTATTAAAACAAAAAAAGGAGAGTTTTCTAGTGTTAGAATAATCGGCCCCCTGAGGTCCTATACTCAGGTTGAAATATCTGGAACAGATGCTATTAAACTAGGGCTAACTCCACCAGCCAGAATGAGCGGAGATTTAGTAAAAAGTTCACCAATTACCCTTGTTGGTCCAATCGCTAGTGTGAACAAGAAAGAAGCTGCTATCCTGGCCAATAGGCATATTCACGCCAGCATAAAACAAGCTAAGAAATTGGGATTAAGAAATGGTCAAATTGTTAAAGTTAAAATTAATGGAGAGAGAGCTTTGATTTTTGATAAAGTAAAAGTAAAGACAAATGAAAACTATGAGTTGAGCATGCATATTGATACTGACGAGGCTAATGCCTGCGGGTTTAAAGGTCAAAAGGGAGAAGTAATAGTGTAG
- a CDS encoding carbohydrate kinase family protein — protein sequence MLKTKIITIGGCTEDIALYTEGGILIDNKEDLLRQNLLAFEFGTKIKVNKSYSSFGGGAANVAACLSSLGLDASIISALGDDDRGARVIKNLKTFGVNTKLIQRVSGGSSFSFLLIGPENEHILFSDRASNNLLKIREKELKAIRSADWVYVSSLSGHWQDVLNKVFSTNKAKIAWNPGGTQLKAGHKLLKKYLERTYVLSLNKDEALELVLSDEKYRSKDNKFLNNTKNLLHIIKEWGPQIVLITNGSEGAEAYDGIKFYSENIIKARKVSDTTGVGDAFGATFVAGLNKYDEDIQRSLKLGMYNAASVIEHQGAQNGLLTKKKIPEIL from the coding sequence ATGTTAAAAACAAAGATTATTACAATTGGTGGATGTACTGAGGATATTGCTCTTTATACCGAAGGAGGAATACTAATTGACAACAAAGAAGACTTACTTCGCCAAAATTTACTTGCTTTCGAGTTCGGCACTAAAATAAAAGTAAATAAATCTTACTCATCTTTTGGAGGAGGAGCTGCGAACGTGGCTGCTTGTTTGTCCTCGCTTGGTCTCGACGCATCTATTATAAGTGCTCTTGGAGATGATGACAGGGGAGCAAGGGTAATAAAAAATCTGAAGACTTTTGGTGTCAACACCAAGTTAATTCAACGAGTTTCTGGGGGAAGTAGTTTTTCTTTTCTTCTAATCGGCCCAGAAAATGAACATATATTATTTTCTGACAGGGCTTCAAATAATTTATTAAAAATTAGAGAAAAAGAGTTAAAAGCGATTAGGAGTGCTGATTGGGTTTATGTTTCTTCTCTTTCGGGTCATTGGCAAGATGTTTTAAATAAAGTTTTTTCAACCAATAAGGCAAAAATAGCATGGAATCCTGGTGGAACTCAGTTAAAAGCTGGACACAAATTATTAAAAAAATATCTAGAACGAACATACGTTCTGAGCCTAAATAAAGACGAGGCGCTTGAACTAGTGTTGTCAGATGAAAAATACCGAAGTAAAGATAATAAGTTTTTAAATAATACCAAAAATCTACTTCATATTATTAAAGAATGGGGTCCACAAATTGTGTTAATAACCAATGGCAGTGAGGGCGCCGAAGCTTATGACGGCATTAAATTTTATAGCGAAAATATTATAAAAGCAAGGAAAGTGAGCGACACTACTGGCGTTGGAGATGCCTTCGGAGCCACTTTTGTGGCCGGGCTCAATAAATACGATGAAGATATTCAACGTTCGCTAAAGCTTGGTATGTATAACGCCGCATCTGTCATAGAACATCAAGGAGCTCAAAATGGCCTTTTAACAAAGAAGAAAATACCAGAAATATTATGA
- a CDS encoding DUF4340 domain-containing protein, giving the protein MRKENIILGGVFVFLLALAFVFEPIMDWKKNLGRPDNFFDKIKFEEVIKINLEKNGEKISFERQGEKWKIADTKDFYVKDTDEIFVTYMEEAIEANFDLASNNKDKKSEFETDESGTRVSLEDSEGVLIDFIVGKMTNDFAGSYVSIPDSNNIYKVGANIGYAFNKDVNSWYDTMIFAGGPELANKIRFQYPNSEFSIEKIDEEWKGTLPYSFSVDEEKINKVLEIMTSLNAAGIPAQTFEGTGLENHSVIVEVSGDGVQNVLMVGGENAEGNFFAKKGSSDNIYLISSEQKETLDTSIRDLR; this is encoded by the coding sequence ATGAGAAAAGAAAATATTATTCTGGGAGGGGTATTCGTTTTTTTATTAGCTTTGGCTTTTGTATTTGAACCAATCATGGATTGGAAGAAAAACTTAGGAAGGCCAGATAATTTCTTTGATAAAATTAAATTCGAAGAAGTTATCAAGATAAATCTAGAAAAAAATGGAGAAAAAATAAGTTTTGAGAGACAGGGAGAAAAATGGAAAATAGCTGATACAAAGGACTTTTATGTCAAAGATACAGATGAAATTTTCGTGACATATATGGAAGAAGCTATTGAGGCCAATTTTGATTTAGCAAGTAATAATAAAGATAAAAAATCAGAATTTGAAACAGATGAGAGCGGGACTAGAGTAAGTCTTGAAGATAGTGAAGGGGTATTGATTGATTTTATAGTAGGAAAAATGACTAATGATTTCGCTGGCTCTTATGTTTCCATCCCTGATTCAAACAACATATATAAGGTCGGTGCTAATATAGGCTATGCTTTCAATAAGGATGTTAATTCTTGGTATGATACAATGATTTTTGCTGGAGGCCCTGAATTAGCCAACAAAATTAGATTTCAATATCCAAATAGTGAATTTAGTATAGAAAAGATAGATGAAGAATGGAAGGGAACCCTCCCTTATTCATTTAGCGTAGATGAAGAGAAGATTAATAAAGTTCTTGAAATAATGACTAGCCTGAATGCCGCAGGCATCCCAGCACAAACTTTCGAAGGAACGGGACTTGAAAACCATTCTGTAATAGTAGAAGTTAGTGGAGATGGAGTTCAAAATGTTCTTATGGTTGGAGGAGAGAATGCTGAGGGTAATTTCTTCGCCAAAAAGGGGAGTAGTGATAATATTTATTTGATTAGTTCAGAGCAGAAAGAAACTCTAGATACTAGTATCAGGGATTTGAGATAG
- a CDS encoding GldG family protein, whose protein sequence is MKKIKQRSETYVTLLSIIGIIILVNFFSYKIFTRLDLTQNKEFTVSAVTKNTLKNLDDVVNIKVYFSKNLPSQFISLRENVGDILDAYDNYSSGNVRIEFIDPTDDEELASSLYAQGIPELQFEVFEKDQMQLVRGYMGMSIGYGSDSEIIPVVQDTKSLEYQITLAIKKLTSGETIKLGLLNGYGSLDRESLGGGIQKLEELYEVVDVDLLSVEEIDTSLKTLIIVSPKEEIPEGGLVKIDAYVAKGGNLLVLDEGVAIDEGLQATNKNNGLNNLLTNYGIKINNDMVLESKANSGVASFNQGFFTFQTSYSYWPKIAKDGFDQDNSAVSKLENVVLQWASSIDVDKTKLGENYNISYLAKSSDKSWRQTGKYDLNPQQTFTPNKTQTSNLAVDVSAKFKSPYGIEDTIFSRILVVGDSDFASGNLVTMADNLVFFQNITDSLSLDGDLIEVRSKGITSRPIETDISDGQKVLIRYLNVFGVTVLVLTIGLSRYFLRKKSRFVDDL, encoded by the coding sequence ATGAAAAAAATAAAACAACGTAGCGAAACATATGTAACTCTATTATCCATTATTGGTATTATAATTTTGGTCAATTTCTTTTCTTATAAAATATTTACAAGACTAGATTTAACTCAAAACAAAGAGTTTACAGTTTCAGCAGTAACAAAAAATACGCTCAAAAATTTAGATGATGTTGTAAACATTAAAGTCTATTTCAGTAAAAATCTACCTAGTCAATTTATTTCATTAAGAGAAAATGTCGGAGATATTCTAGATGCTTATGATAATTATTCAAGCGGTAATGTGAGAATTGAGTTTATTGACCCCACTGATGACGAAGAGCTAGCTAGCTCTCTTTATGCGCAGGGAATACCAGAACTTCAGTTTGAAGTTTTTGAAAAGGACCAAATGCAATTGGTTAGAGGATATATGGGCATGTCCATAGGATATGGAAGTGATTCTGAAATTATTCCTGTAGTTCAAGATACCAAGAGTTTGGAATATCAGATTACGCTTGCAATTAAGAAGTTAACCTCTGGAGAAACAATCAAATTAGGACTTCTTAACGGTTATGGATCCCTAGACAGAGAAAGTCTTGGCGGGGGAATTCAAAAACTAGAAGAACTTTATGAGGTGGTGGATGTTGACCTGCTTAGTGTTGAAGAAATAGACACAAGCCTAAAAACACTCATTATAGTTAGCCCTAAAGAGGAGATACCAGAGGGGGGCTTAGTGAAAATAGATGCTTATGTGGCGAAAGGTGGGAATCTTTTAGTCCTAGATGAAGGTGTGGCAATAGACGAGGGATTGCAAGCCACAAACAAAAATAATGGACTAAATAATTTGCTAACAAATTATGGTATAAAAATAAACAATGACATGGTGCTGGAATCGAAAGCGAATTCAGGAGTAGCGTCTTTTAATCAAGGATTTTTTACATTCCAGACAAGCTATTCTTATTGGCCGAAGATTGCAAAAGATGGGTTTGATCAAGACAATTCAGCTGTATCAAAGCTTGAGAACGTTGTCTTGCAATGGGCATCAAGCATTGATGTAGATAAAACAAAATTGGGAGAAAATTATAACATATCTTACCTTGCTAAATCATCTGACAAATCCTGGAGACAGACTGGTAAATATGATTTAAATCCTCAGCAAACTTTCACTCCCAACAAAACACAAACAAGCAACTTAGCAGTTGATGTTAGCGCTAAGTTCAAGAGCCCGTATGGAATAGAAGATACAATTTTTTCAAGAATTTTAGTTGTTGGTGATAGTGATTTTGCTTCAGGAAATCTTGTAACCATGGCGGATAATTTAGTATTTTTTCAAAACATTACTGATAGCCTTTCTTTGGATGGCGATTTGATTGAAGTTAGATCAAAAGGAATTACTAGTCGACCAATTGAGACAGACATAAGTGACGGCCAAAAAGTTTTGATAAGATATTTGAATGTTTTTGGGGTAACCGTTTTAGTTTTGACAATTGGACTTTCTAGATATTTCTTGAGAAAAAAATCAAGATTTGTTGATGATTTATAA
- a CDS encoding ABC transporter permease subunit codes for MNKEYLKTIYSLFKKELMSYFNSPIAYIFIGVFLVMGNWLFFKWFFIIGQASMRNYFSLLPWIFLFLAPALTMRLWAEEKRSGTIEFLLTLPITNWQVVLAKFFGALVFLFISLLMTFTLPITIFALGNADMGPIIGSYLGALFLGGSYLALGLFISSLTKNQIIAFILGVMACFGFFIIGADFVLAGAPMALAPIMKFIGLGSHFNSIARGVIDSKDVIYYISFIFMFLWLNARVIENRTWK; via the coding sequence ATGAATAAAGAATACTTAAAAACAATTTACTCACTGTTTAAGAAGGAGTTAATGTCATACTTTAATTCTCCGATAGCCTATATTTTTATTGGAGTTTTTCTCGTTATGGGCAATTGGCTTTTTTTTAAATGGTTTTTTATTATAGGACAGGCGAGCATGAGAAACTACTTTTCATTGTTACCTTGGATATTCCTATTTTTGGCCCCGGCTCTCACTATGAGACTTTGGGCAGAAGAAAAAAGAAGTGGAACGATAGAGTTTTTATTAACCCTCCCAATAACGAACTGGCAGGTGGTTTTGGCAAAATTCTTTGGAGCTTTGGTTTTCCTTTTTATTTCGCTTTTAATGACCTTCACTCTCCCTATTACCATTTTTGCTCTTGGAAACGCTGACATGGGTCCAATTATTGGTTCATACCTTGGTGCTCTTTTCTTGGGAGGATCTTATTTGGCTCTCGGTTTATTTATATCGAGTCTTACAAAAAATCAGATTATAGCTTTTATTCTTGGAGTGATGGCTTGCTTTGGATTCTTTATTATCGGTGCGGACTTTGTTCTGGCAGGTGCTCCAATGGCTCTAGCCCCTATTATGAAGTTTATTGGGCTCGGAAGTCATTTTAACAGTATTGCTAGGGGAGTAATTGATTCAAAAGATGTAATTTACTATATTTCATTTATATTTATGTTCCTGTGGCTCAACGCGCGTGTTATTGAGAACAGAACTTGGAAATAA
- a CDS encoding ATP-binding cassette domain-containing protein, with protein MIEVKNLSKKIGSTKILDDISFSVKQGEILGFLGPNGAGKSTTMKIITSFWAGSEGKVIIDGLNVAEDSLEIRRKIGYLPENVPLYDEMRVFEYLKFIAEIRGIEKSEHKNAITKASEACGLSKVLRKPIDELSKGFRQRVGLAQAIIHEPDILILDEPTTGLDPNQIAEIRDLIKKIGKEKTVIFSTHILSEVSATCDRIIIINDGKIVGEGKPDELTEKSAHKELIYLKIKADKDAALKRIRGLENIEKVEIKDKESSNIYGYSIEPKNGVDIREYLSIAVAQQGWPILEYSRKKTSLEDVFRELTK; from the coding sequence ATGATTGAAGTTAAAAATCTAAGCAAAAAAATTGGGTCAACCAAAATTTTGGATGATATCAGTTTTTCTGTAAAACAAGGAGAAATATTAGGTTTTCTGGGACCAAATGGTGCCGGAAAATCCACTACCATGAAAATTATCACTTCTTTTTGGGCAGGAAGTGAAGGCAAAGTCATTATTGACGGCCTAAATGTTGCCGAAGACTCACTAGAAATAAGAAGAAAAATTGGTTATTTACCGGAAAATGTCCCTCTTTATGATGAAATGAGGGTTTTTGAGTACCTAAAATTTATCGCCGAAATTAGAGGTATAGAAAAGAGTGAGCATAAAAATGCTATCACTAAAGCCTCAGAGGCCTGTGGTTTGTCAAAAGTTTTGCGAAAACCAATTGATGAACTTTCAAAGGGTTTTCGTCAAAGAGTTGGCTTGGCTCAAGCCATCATTCATGAGCCTGATATATTAATCTTAGATGAGCCAACTACTGGGCTTGATCCAAATCAAATTGCTGAAATTAGAGATTTGATAAAAAAGATTGGAAAAGAAAAAACAGTCATTTTCTCAACTCATATTTTGAGTGAAGTTTCAGCTACTTGCGACCGAATTATTATTATCAATGATGGTAAAATAGTCGGAGAAGGGAAGCCAGATGAACTAACTGAAAAATCAGCTCATAAAGAATTGATCTATTTGAAAATAAAAGCAGACAAAGACGCCGCCCTAAAGAGAATAAGAGGTTTAGAAAATATCGAAAAAGTAGAAATAAAGGATAAAGAGAGTTCTAATATTTATGGATATTCAATTGAGCCTAAAAATGGAGTCGATATCCGGGAATATCTGTCTATTGCTGTCGCTCAACAAGGATGGCCTATCCTTGAATATAGTCGAAAGAAAACAAGTCTTGAAGACGTCTTTAGAGAATTAACAAAATAA